A window of Pomacea canaliculata isolate SZHN2017 linkage group LG3, ASM307304v1, whole genome shotgun sequence contains these coding sequences:
- the LOC112559817 gene encoding forkhead box protein P2-like isoform X1 codes for MMEVRSPAPLVVKFLILTLSVAPCTSFTYPPRAAYPQTGGYGYRDRQLQQPVPVGYLFYPNIIRTVNSGYNWQVLQQQRQQQQQQQQQQYLDRLLQFLFGTSQTGQEEEEASQQTLFGTSLTGQQEEAGQQTLYDLSQTGQQQEAGQQTPYGTSLTGQQEEAGQQTLYDLSQTGQQQEAGQQTLYGTSLTGQQEAGQQTQTYEDIEDLMKAISRVADAMYGPVSTTPSTFEDDDDVEEETTPITAAVSSTTQSSYNNINDDEDDDEAVATTLSAVTVSSTTQSSDDDDDDDDEENSATTPLTVLVSSTTTSSYNNGMMTTMEEKQRQLH; via the coding sequence ATGATGGAGGTACGATCCCCAGCACCACTTGTCGTCAAGTTCCTCATCTTGACGCTGAGTGTCGCCCCCTGCACCAGCTTCACCTACCCGCCCCGCGCTGCTTACCCACAGACTGGTGGCTATGGCTACAGGGACAGACAGCTGCAGCAACCAGTTCCAGTTGGCTATCTGTTCTACCCTAACATCATAAGGACCGTGAATTCAGGCTACAACTGGCAGGTACTAcaacagcagcgacagcagcagcaacaacagcaacaacagcagtacCTGGACCGCCTGCTGCAGTTCCTGTTCGGCACATCCCAGACaggacaggaggaggaggaggccagCCAGCAGACCCTGTTCGGCACATCTCTCACAGGACAGCAGGAGGAGGCCGGCCAGCAGACACTGTACGACTTATCTCAGACAGGACAACAGCAGGAGGCCGGCCAGCAGACCCCATACGGCACATCTCTCACAGGACAGCAGGAGGAGGCCGGCCAGCAGACACTGTACGACTTATCTCAGACAGGACAACAGCAGGAGGCCGGCCAGCAGACCCTGTACGGCACATCTCTCACAGGACAGCAGGAGGCCGGCCAGCAGACACAGACGTACGAAGACATCGAGGACCTGATGAAGGCCATCTCTCGTGTGGCAGATGCCATGTACGGCCCCGTGAGCACAACTCCCTCCACATttgaagatgacgatgacgtTGAGGAAGAAACTACTCCAATAACTGCTGCTGTGTCCAGTACCACGCAGTCATcctataataatattaatgatgatgaagacgatgatgaaGCAGTAGCAACAACTTTAAGCGCTGTCACGGTGTCCAGTACCACACAGTCatccgatgatgatgatgatgacgacgatgaagaaaACTCGGCCACAACTCCACTTACAGTTTTGGTGTCCAGTACCACAACGTCATCCTATAATAATgggatgatgacgacgatggaGGAGAAGCAACGACAACTCCACTGA
- the LOC112559817 gene encoding putative mediator of RNA polymerase II transcription subunit 23 isoform X2, which yields MMEVRSPAPLVVKFLILTLSVAPCTSFTYPPRAAYPQTGGYGYRDRQLQQPVPVGYLFYPNIIRTVNSGYNWQVLQQQRQQQQQQQQQQYLDRLLQFLFGTSQTGQEEEEASQQTLFGTSLTGQQEEAGQQTLYDLSQTGQQQEAGQQTPYGTSLTGQQEEAGQQTLYGTSLTGQQEAGQQTQTYEDIEDLMKAISRVADAMYGPVSTTPSTFEDDDDVEEETTPITAAVSSTTQSSYNNINDDEDDDEAVATTLSAVTVSSTTQSSDDDDDDDDEENSATTPLTVLVSSTTTSSYNNGMMTTMEEKQRQLH from the exons ATGATGGAGGTACGATCCCCAGCACCACTTGTCGTCAAGTTCCTCATCTTGACGCTGAGTGTCGCCCCCTGCACCAGCTTCACCTACCCGCCCCGCGCTGCTTACCCACAGACTGGTGGCTATGGCTACAGGGACAGACAGCTGCAGCAACCAGTTCCAGTTGGCTATCTGTTCTACCCTAACATCATAAGGACCGTGAATTCAGGCTACAACTGGCAGGTACTAcaacagcagcgacagcagcagcaacaacagcaacaacagcagtacCTGGACCGCCTGCTGCAGTTCCTGTTCGGCACATCCCAGACaggacaggaggaggaggaggccagCCAGCAGACCCTGTTCGGCACATCTCTCACAGGACAGCAGGAGGAGGCCGGCCAGCAGACACTGTACGACTTATCTCAGACAGGACAACAGCAGGAGGCCGGCCAGCAGACCCCATACGGCACATCTCTCACAGGACAGCAGGAGGAG GCCGGCCAGCAGACCCTGTACGGCACATCTCTCACAGGACAGCAGGAGGCCGGCCAGCAGACACAGACGTACGAAGACATCGAGGACCTGATGAAGGCCATCTCTCGTGTGGCAGATGCCATGTACGGCCCCGTGAGCACAACTCCCTCCACATttgaagatgacgatgacgtTGAGGAAGAAACTACTCCAATAACTGCTGCTGTGTCCAGTACCACGCAGTCATcctataataatattaatgatgatgaagacgatgatgaaGCAGTAGCAACAACTTTAAGCGCTGTCACGGTGTCCAGTACCACACAGTCatccgatgatgatgatgatgacgacgatgaagaaaACTCGGCCACAACTCCACTTACAGTTTTGGTGTCCAGTACCACAACGTCATCCTATAATAATgggatgatgacgacgatggaGGAGAAGCAACGACAACTCCACTGA
- the LOC112559816 gene encoding uncharacterized protein LOC112559816 — MNLFEEAKTWGLILYEQDWLDREFTGVHAALTSVDVARTWLMQMGEAARAVDLTIQYCMSYPRHALQTLEIPVVTQARVSEDYRAGGDQWIIGVSSIFAHALGIAPFKDTFWTGEIQPGNTYNLSETHGELQAAVATLSTGPVGPGDKINHTLVSVLMQCCRADGKILQPDKPATAIDKQIWEAAWSGSGPMGQVWTTYSTIGASDTFGIILAAAMRNNYKLTPSDAGFDFFDPKVVMTRNASHGAPVLSAFSSASPVSISTQCGRQHFCLYYTSPRYSLGGSVEVVIYGEEGKFVPMSRDRVLDINVLSDSIELVLEGAVGEVVTFGYFWNNVYCKVVVVIGPEGKAVARLTRDGCAAH; from the exons ATGAATCTTTTTGAGGAAGCGAAGACTTGGGGTCTGATATTGTACGAGCAG GACTGGCTGGACCGCGAGTTCACGGGAGTGCACGCGGCGCTGACCTCAGTGGACGTGGCCAGGACGTGGCTGATGCAGATGGGGGAGGCAGCGCGTGCCGTGGACCTGACCATCCAGTACTGCATGTCCTACCCCAGACACGCCCTGCAGACCCTGGAGATCCCTGTTGTCACACAG GCCCGAGTGAGTGAGGATTATCGTGCAGGCGGCGATCAGTGGATTATCGGTGTGTCCTCCATCTTTGCACACGCTTTGGGAATCGCGCCGTTTAAAGACACTTTCTGGACTGGCGAGATTCAGCCTGGCAACACCTACA ATTTGTCGGAGACCCACGGTGAACTACAGGCAGCTGTAGCCACCCTGAGTACAGGGCCTGTGGGGCCGGGTGACAAGATTAATCACACACTAGTGTCTGTGCTCATGCA GTGCTGTCGTGCTGACGGGAAAATCCTACAGCCAGATAAGCCCGCCACAGCCATCGACAAGCAGATCTGGGAG GCAGCGTGGTCGGGAAGTGGGCCTATGGGCCAGGTGTGGACCACCTACTCCACGATCGGAGCTTCGGATACCTTCGGTATCATCCTAGCAGCGGCCATGAGAAACAACTACAAGCTGACACCCTCGGACGCGGGGTTCGATTTC TTCGATCCCAAGGTGGTGATGACCCGCAATGCCAGTCACGGTGCTCCAGTGCTGTCTGCCTTCTCCAGTGCCTCACCTGTCAGTATCAGCACTCAGTGTGGACGACAACACTTCTGTCTGTACTACACCAGCCCGCGCTACAGCCTGGG GGGGTCTGTCGAGGTCGTCATCTACGGCGAAGAGGGCAAGTTCGtgcccatgtcacgtgaccgcgTGTTGGACATCAACGTCCTGTCCGACAGCATCGAGCTGGTGCTGGAGGGCGCCGTGGGCGAGGTCGTGACCTTTGGCTATTTCTGGAACAACGTCTACTGCAAAGTGGTCGTCGTCATCGGACCGGAAGGAAAAGCTGTCGCAAGACTGACGCGGGATGGCTGTGCGGCACACTAg
- the LOC112559819 gene encoding uncharacterized protein LOC112559819: MLTTLFIVSLCSLTSGSPVSSSSQEVGRGTRGTAPPPFAFNLDLQGHYNLTQGHKLWLAGAPVFVHTDGHNYTTENGSLSLVHTQHHQGRDKVGQWVSTCFLYLAGSRHFQTCAKSWTNPQLPVVIFQQRFVNGTAKSSTGSVEGVISGFPSFKVPQNDSGLAYLSYQGGMFGSHTRTGRWDMQHLSLSGGIMGGPLAVF, encoded by the exons ATGCTGACGACACTCTTCATCGTGTCTCTGTGCAGCTTAACGAGCGGAAGTCCAG TCTCCAGCAGCTCCCAGGAAGTAGGGCGGGGAACCAGGGGAACAGCGCCGCCGCCTTTCGCCTTCAACCTTGACCTGCAGGGTCACTACAACCTGACGCAGGGGCACAAACTGTGGCTGGCAGGCGCACCTGTCTTTGTACACACCGACggccacaactacaccacaGAGAATGGATCGCTGAGCCTGGTCCACACCCAGCATCACCAGGGGCGGGACAAAGTCGGGCAGTGGGTGTCCACGTGCTTCCTGTACCTCGCTGGCAGCAGACATTTCCAGACATGCGCAAAGTCCTGGACAAATCCGCAACTTCCGGTTGTCATTTTCCAGCAG AGGTTTGTCAACGGAACAGCGAAATCATCAACAGGAAGTGTGGAGGGGGTTATTTCCGGTTTCCCGTCATTCAAAGTTCCACAAAACGATTCGGGTCTGGCCTACCTCAGTTACCAGGGCGGAATGTTTGGAAGTCATACCAGGACAGGCAG GTGGGACATGCAGCACCTCAGTTTATCAGGAGGTATTATGGGCGGACCTCTGGCCGTGTTTTGA